The following are from one region of the Leishmania mexicana MHOM/GT/2001/U1103 complete genome, chromosome 10 genome:
- a CDS encoding FKBP-type peptidyl-prolyl cis-trans isomerase,putative, translating to MNAVDQAFMASLDAKPSVHQLASGMRFKIVRKVVDTASTKSPNVSDPCSVHYHGSLTNGKVFDSSMDRGHPATFAPAQVIKGWTEALQYMVEGEEWEVYLPPDLAYGARGAGGVIPPNATLVFKIRLLKVMQGGKPGADGHKKLEQALSKTYADL from the coding sequence ATGAACGCAGTCGATCAGGCATTCATGGCGAGCCTGGACGCAAAGCCCAGCGTGCACCAGCTGGCCAGCGGCATGCGCTTCAAGATCGTGAGGAAGGTGGTCGACACGGCCTCAACAAAGTCGCCGAATGTGTCGGACCCGTGCTCGGTGCACTACCACGGCTCCCTGACGAATGGCAAGGTGTTTGACAGCTCTATGGATCGCGGCCACCCCGCCACATTTGCGCCGGCCCAGGTGATCAAGGGATGGACCGAGGCCCTCCAGTACAtggtggagggcgaggagtGGGAGGTTTACTTGCCGCCGGATCTGGCGTacggcgcgcgcggtgcCGGCGGGGTCATTCCGCCGAACGCGACGCTCGTGTTCAAGATTCGCCTGCTGAAGGTGATGCAGGGCGGCAAGCCGGGGGCGGACGGCCACAAGAAACTGGAGCAGGCCCTCTCCAAGACCTATGCGGACCTTTGA
- a CDS encoding putative Rab11 GTPase — protein sequence MEETNLSFKIVLIGDSGVGKSNLMTRYTTNEFNQETPSTIGVEFMTKSVKIQSRDAKIQIWDTAGQERFRAISRSIYHGAKGAMLVYDITNQTSFDSIPTWLQELRVFVPATCCIFLIGNKCDLEHLRVVKKEVADRFARENGLSFLETSALEKTNVDKAFEWLAKSVYEVVVTPQTREADRTAPKQGRTVNMNPSESPEAKKSSGCC from the coding sequence ATGGAGGAGACCAACCTCAGCTTCAAGATCGTCCTCatcggcgacagcggcgtcggtAAGTCGAACCTCATGACGCGGTACACAACCAACGAGTTCAACCAGGAAACCCCGTCCACCATCGGCGTAGAGTTTATGACGAAGAGCGTCAAGATTCAGAGCCGCGATGCGAAGATCCAGATTTGGGACACGGCCGGTCAGGAGCGCTTCCGTGCCATCTCGCGCTCCATCTACCACGGCGCGAAGGGTGCCATGCTCGTGTACGACATCACGAACCAGACCTCCTTCGACTCCATTCCGACGtggctgcaggagctgcgcgtcTTTGTGCCGGCCACCTGCTGCATCTTCCTGATTGGCAACAAGTGTGATCTGGAGCACCTGCGCGTTGTGAAGAAGGAAGTTGCCGATCGCTTCGCCCGCGAAAACGGCCTGTCCTTCCTCGAAACGTCTGCGCTGGAGAAGACGAACGTAGACAAGGCCTTCGAGTGGCTCGCCAAGTCCGTCTACGAGGTCGTCGTGACCCCGCAGACCCGTGAGGCCGACCGCACGGCGCCAAAGCAAGGCAGGACGGTCAACATGAACCCCAGCGAAAGCCCCGAGGCCAAGAAGAGCAGTGGCTGCTGCTAA
- a CDS encoding putative eIF-2B GDP-GTP exchange factor, producing MLSKVPEESEKLVREVSDLAEAFITNLKRGKLAAARSGEESLSTAAAVEMADIMSTIVRLFQKAEKDPHSTTIQLLKAGYPAAEVASMQVSRLLILVARTGDAMLRAQFATLFLMNVTRRVLSIVRESAANSKATDAELEDEAKTMLNDLASDDEAAVVETSADTSSSSSNRCGMDDSADPASPSLSAKGMKPALKRDTLASQPLPRRGLSVRFAGTSTSSEEVSGGHMRPLQQHSTSVASDFGGPLLQHTGSIVATEIPGRQLLKRAPSRCEQVLEAGSGEIEFPVRMEIFYQDALDAIDEFKRELEGMTEELCRRSTRQLHSSDTIITLGCSHTIRRYLLEAARAGHHFKVFILEGAPLPAQATQEFAEALCSRGITAQLLPDSSAYVVMSMCTKVLVGAENVLANGGMLASIGTHVLCAAARHFAVPVLVATTTLKMSPYYPSDQLCTRLVRIARSGAQEMPWSTYGSPEDVWPSPFGVSVSDSGRRLTIHAPVTEYVPPELITLFLTNDSELLPSQIHRIVRANYSDAD from the coding sequence ATGCTGAGCAAAGTCCCAGAAGAGTCTGAGAAGCTGGTGCGCGAGGTCAGCGACCTCGCAGAGGCCTTCATCACAAACCTGAAGCGCGGAAagctcgccgctgcgcgcagcggcgaggagagTCTctccacggcggccgcggtggagATGGCAGATATAATGTCGACCATCGTGCGTCTCTTCCAGAAGGCCGAGAAGGACCCACACAGCACGACGATACAGCTGCTTAAGGCCGGCTACCCGGCGGCCGAGGTGGCGAGCATGCAGGTCAGCCGCCTCCTCATTCTCGTCGCCCGAACCGGCGACGCGATGTTGCGAGCACAGTTCGCCACGCTCTTCCTCATGAACGTCACGCGTCGCGTTCTTTCGATTGTGAGGGAGTCTGCCGCCAACAGCAAGGCCACCGACGCGGAGCTCGAAGATGAGGCCAAGACAATGCTGAACGACCTCGCCTCGGACgacgaggcagcggtggtcgAAACCTCTGCCGACACCAGCTCGAGCTCCAGCAACAGGTGCGGCATGGACGACTCCGCAGATCCGGCCAGCCCGTCCCTGTCAGCCAAGGGGATGAAGCCGGCTCTCAAGAGGGATACACTCGCCTCTCAacctctccctcgccgcggACTCTCGGTGCGCTTCGCTGGCACCTCCACAAGCTCCGAAGAGGTGAGTGGTGGCCACAtgcgcccgctgcagcagcacagcacgtCGGTGGCTAGTGACTTTGGGGGGccgttgctgcagcacaccgGCTCGATAGTGGCGACGGAGATACCAGgccggcagctgctgaagcgcgcGCCGAGCCGCTGTGAGCAAGTGCTGGAGGCGGGCAGTGGGGAGATCGAGTTCCCGGTGCGCATGGAGATCTTTTACCAGGACGCCCTGGACGCCATCGACGAGTTCAAGCGGGAGCTAGAGGGGATGACCGAGGAGCTGTGCCGCCGTTccacgcggcagctgcactcgTCGGACACGATCATCACGCTGGGGTGCAGCCATACCATCCGCCGCTACCTGCTGGAAGCTGCTCGAGCGGGGCACCACTTCAAAGTCTTTATCCTTGagggtgcgccgctgccggcgcaggCGACGCAGGAGTTTGCGGAGGCGCTGTGCAGCCGTGGCATCACTGCACAGCTGTTGCCAGATAGCTCCGCCTACGTGGTCATGAGCATGTGCACCAAGGTGCTGGTTGGTGCCGAGAACGTCTTGGCCAACGGCGGCATGCTCGCATCGATCGGCACCCACGTCctctgtgccgctgctcgccacTTCGCTGTTCCCGTGTTGGTGGCCACCACAACGCTGAAGATGTCCCCGTACTATCCAAGCGACCAGCTGTGCACGCGGCTGGTGCGCATTGCACGCTCGGGGGCGCAGGAGATGCCGTGGTCGACCTATGGCTCCCCCGAGGACGTGTGGCCCTCGCCGTTTGGCGTCTCCGTCTCCgacagcggccgccgcctgACCATCCACGCCCCCGTCACGGAGTACGTGCCGCCTGAGCTCATTACGTTGTTTTTAACTAACGACAGCGAGCTGTTGCCCTCGCAGATCCACCGCATTGTGCGGGCGAACTACAGCGACGCAGATTGA